The Salvelinus namaycush isolate Seneca chromosome 16, SaNama_1.0, whole genome shotgun sequence genome has a segment encoding these proteins:
- the LOC120061309 gene encoding protein kinase C-binding protein 1-like isoform X4, translating to MHPQSLAEDEVQTESDVVEGMDVALRSKVSDPGSAERVLATQKRKVSSPTHSSNGHYPSDTSPSPLKKKKKPGAVHSNNKDQKITVAECIETQSKAMTMLTIEQLSYLLKFALQKMKQPGTEPFWKPVALEQHPDYAEYIYHPMDLATLEKNMKKKMYGCTESFLADMKWILHNCIIYNGGNHKLTATAKVVVKICEHEVNEIEVCPECYLSSCQKRDNWFCEPCGHPHPLVWAKLKGFPFWPAKALREKDGQVDARFFGQHDRAWVPINNCYLISKEIPFSVKKTKSIFNSAMQEMEVYVENIRKKFGVFNYAPFRTPYTPNNQLQMLLDPANPDAGTVKTEKPDKMRFNFDMTASPKMLLGKSSLSSGMGRRISLTDMPRSPMSTNSSVHTGSDVEQDGMERGPRNPPFHYSAGEESMDYTASPASVKMGHAGSMTGSPKPFSPGLVPKQERAPGTGSILNLNLDRVKAEMDLKELSETVQQQQQGSSLLLTTPKRPTRSLDKTIESCKAQLGIDEISEDVYKGVEHSDSEDSEKSDSSNSEYLSDEEHRPKSAAHDDKDKAERESRKRPKASTPVEDKGAVTGTRDKNNSESLLKDRHGSNGPERDSREKLMTPQTQPPTDRPKALEAGRAGAPRALAGPDQDSDSERELVIDLGDEQGGRDRKRARREPGAVAAKPTKEPPGTKLEGKFPTAATPSLASATSSNPKDPSQPLINPTLNLSSSQPNTAFTTTPAAPTPAPTLSSTAASAQSAAKKQRPLLPKETAQAVQRAVVWNPANKFQTSSQKWPMQQEEQSAGPNQTQVPVPVQAPTQTQAQTRSPQQLQSQQQLQASSSTRYQTRQAAKAVQPKDGPQTSTSSVTLVTSGASSTSSSSYLAGDFQIPTASADVAADIAKYTSKMMDTIKGTMTEIYNDLSKSSSGNTIAEIRRLRIEIEKLQWLHQQELSEMKHNLELTMAEMRQSLEQERERLVAEVKKQMEVEKLQAVDETKKKQWCANCRKEAIFYCCWNTSYCDYPCQQAHWPEHMKSCTQSATASQQEPEVESTSDPSAKPPGPSSSDQPPSGTASAHTDKGSSPTCSVDKCKDSASVTVP from the exons ATGCATCCACAGAG TCTGGCTGAGGACGAGGTACAGACGGAGTcggatgtggtagaggggatgGATGTGGCACTGCGATCCAAAG TGTCTGACCCCGGGTCAGCAGAGCGGGTGCTGGCGACTCAGAAGAGGAAAGTGTCCAGCCCaacccactcctccaatggccACTACCCCTCAGACACCTCCCCCAGCCccttgaagaagaagaagaaacctGGAGCCGTCCACAGCAACAACAAAGACcag AAAATCACAGTAGCAGAGTGCATAGAGACACAGAGCAAGGCCATGACTATGCTAACGATAGAACAGCTGTCCTACCTGCTGAAGTTTGCCCTCCAGAAGATGAAACAGCCGGGG ACTGAGCCCTTCTGGAAGCCTGTGGCTCTGGAGCAGCACCCTGACTATGCTGAGTACATATACCACCCAATGGACCTCGCAACACTAGAGAAG AATATGAAAAAGAAAATGTATGGCTGCACAGAATCCTTCTTGGCTGACATGAAATGGATCTTACACAACTGCATCATCTACAATGGAG GAAATCACAAACTAACAGCAACAGCAAAGGTTGTTGTGAAGATCTGTGAACACGAA GTGAATGAAATTGAGGTCTGTCCGGAGTGCTACCTGTCCTCGTGCCAAAAGAGGGACAACTGGTTTTGCGAGCCATGT GGTCACCCACACCCCCTGGTATGGGCAAAGTTGAAGGGCTTCCCCTTCTGGCCAGCCAAAGCACTGCGGGAGAAGGACGGACAGGTGGACGCACGCTTCTTCGGACAGCATGACAG GGCGTGGGTTCCCATTAACAATTGCTACCTCATTTCCAAGGAGATTCCCTTCTCTGTGAAGAAGACCAAGAGCATCTTCAACAGCGCCATGCAGGAGATGGAGGTCTATGTGGAGAACATCCGCAAGAAGTTTGGGGTGTTCAACTACGCCCCCTTCCGCACCCCCTACACGCCCAACAACCAGCTTCAGATGCTGCTGGACCCGGCCAACCCCGACGCAGGGACCGTGAAGACGGAGAAACCTGACAAGATGCGCTTCAACTTCGACATGACCGCATCTCCCAAGATGCTCTTGGGCAAGAGCTCTCTGTCGAGCGGGATGGGGCGGAGGATCTCTCTCACGGACATGCCTCGCTCTCCCATGAGCACCAACTCGTCTGTACACACAGGTTCTGACGTGGAGCAggatgggatggagagagggcCTAGGAACCCCCCATTCCACTACAGCGCTGGGGAGGAGTCTATGGACTATACCG CATCCCCTGCCTCAGTGAAGATGGGCCATGCAGGCAGCATGACGGGCAGCCCCAAGCCCTTCTCCCCTGGTCTGGTGCCCAAACAGGAGAGGGCCCCGGGCACAGGCAGCATCCTCAACCTCAACCTGG ATCGTGTGAAGGCTGAGATGGACCTGAAGGAGCTCAGTGagacagtacaacaacaacaacaggggtcATCACTCCTCCTCACCACCCCCAAGAGACCCACGAGGAGCCTGGACAAGACCATCGAGAGCTGCAAGGCCCAACTAG GCATTGATGAGATCTCTGAGGACGTATACAAGGGTGTGGAACACAGTGACTCTGAGGATTCCGAAAAGTCAGACTCCAGCAACAGCGAGTACCTTAGCGACGAGGAGCACAGACCGAAGAGCGCCGCCCATGACGACAAGGACAAAGCAGAGAGGGAGTCTAGGAAGAGGCCCAAGGCAAGCACACCGGTAGAGGACAAGGGGGCAGTCACAGGGACCAGGGATAAAAACAACTCTGAATCTCTGCTCAAAGACAGACATGGCAGTAATGGTCCAGAGAGAGATTCCCGGGAGAAGCTCATGACTCCCCAGACTCAGCCCCCCACAGACAGGCCCAAGGCCCTAGAGGCGGGTAGGGCAGGCGCACCCCGGGCCCTTGCTGGCCCAGACCAGGACTCCGACTCAGAGAGGGAGCTGGTGATTGACCTGGGGGATGAGCAGGGGGGCAGAGACCGTAAGAGAGCCAGGAGGGAGCCAGGGGCTGTAGCCGCTAAGCCCACGAAGGAGCCCCCTGGCACCAAGCTGGAAG GCAAATTCCCAACCGCAGCGACCCCCTCTCTGGCCTCCGCCACCTCGTCCAACCCCAAAGACCCCAGTCAGCCGCTCATCAACCCCACACTCAACCTGTCCTCTAGCCAGCCCAACACGGCCTTCACCACCACCCCTGCAGCTCCCACCCCAGCCCCCACTCTCTCCTCCACAGCTGCCTCAGCCCAGTCGGCAGCGAAGAAACAGCGCCCCCTGCTGCCCAAAGAGACGGCTCAGGCAGTGCAGAGGGCAGTGGTGTGGAACCCCGCCAACAAGTTCCAGACGTCCTCCCAGAAGTGGCCCATGCAGCAGGAGGAGCAGTCGGCTGGTCCAAACCAGACACAGGTTCCTGTTCCTGTCCAGGCTCCGACGCAGACGCAGGCACAGACACGCAGCCCACAGCAGCTCCAGTCACAGCAGCAGTTGCAGGCATCCTCCAGTACACGTTACCAGACCAGACAGGCAGCAAAAG CCGTGCAGCCTAAAGATGGTCCCCAGACCTCCACCTCATCAGTTACCTTGGTCACCTCTGGtgcctcctccacctcttcctcgtCTTACCTGGCAGGAGACTTCCAGATCCCCACAGCTTCAGCAGATGTGGCAGCTGACATCGCAAAGTACACCAGCAAA ATGATGGACACGATTAAAGGGACGATGACAGAAATCTACAACGACCTCTCCAAAAGCTCTTCAGGAAACACAATCGCAGAG ATCCGGCGGctgaggatagagatagagaagcTTCAGTGGCTACATCAGCAAGAGCTGTCGGAGATGAAACACAATCTTG AGCTGACTATGGCAGAGATGAGGCAGAGTCTGGAGCAGGAGAGGGAGCGTCTGGTGGCGGAGGTGAAGAAGCAGATGGAGGTGGAGAAACTGCAGGCGGTGGATGAGACCAAGAAGAAGCAGTGGTGTGCGAACTGCAGGAAGGAGGCCATCTTCTACTGCTGCTGGAACACCAGCTACTGTGACTACCCCTGCCAGCAAGCCCACTGGCCAGAACACATGAAGTCCTGCACACAGTCAG CAACAGCTTCTCAACAGGAACCAGAGGTGGAGTCAACCTCTGACCCCTCAGCCAAACCACCAGGTCCCTCTTCCAGTGACCAGCCCCCCTCTGGTACAGCATCTGCCCACACAGACAAAGGCTCCTCTCCTACCTGCAGCGTGGACAAGTGCAAGGACAGTGCCTCTGTTACTGTGCCCTAA
- the LOC120061309 gene encoding protein kinase C-binding protein 1-like isoform X1, whose amino-acid sequence MHPQSLAEDEVQTESDVVEGMDVALRSKVSDPGSAERVLATQKRKVSSPTHSSNGHYPSDTSPSPLKKKKKPGAVHSNNKDQSELRHGPFYYVKQSSLTTDPVDVVPQDSRNDFYCWLCHREGQVLCCELCPRVYHAKCLKLPAEPEGDWFCPECEKITVAECIETQSKAMTMLTIEQLSYLLKFALQKMKQPGTEPFWKPVALEQHPDYAEYIYHPMDLATLEKNMKKKMYGCTESFLADMKWILHNCIIYNGGNHKLTATAKVVVKICEHEVNEIEVCPECYLSSCQKRDNWFCEPCGHPHPLVWAKLKGFPFWPAKALREKDGQVDARFFGQHDRAWVPINNCYLISKEIPFSVKKTKSIFNSAMQEMEVYVENIRKKFGVFNYAPFRTPYTPNNQLQMLLDPANPDAGTVKTEKPDKMRFNFDMTASPKMLLGKSSLSSGMGRRISLTDMPRSPMSTNSSVHTGSDVEQDGMERGPRNPPFHYSAGEESMDYTASPASVKMGHAGSMTGSPKPFSPGLVPKQERAPGTGSILNLNLDRVKAEMDLKELSETVQQQQQGSSLLLTTPKRPTRSLDKTIESCKAQLGIDEISEDVYKGVEHSDSEDSEKSDSSNSEYLSDEEHRPKSAAHDDKDKAERESRKRPKASTPVEDKGAVTGTRDKNNSESLLKDRHGSNGPERDSREKLMTPQTQPPTDRPKALEAGRAGAPRALAGPDQDSDSERELVIDLGDEQGGRDRKRARREPGAVAAKPTKEPPGTKLEGKFPTAATPSLASATSSNPKDPSQPLINPTLNLSSSQPNTAFTTTPAAPTPAPTLSSTAASAQSAAKKQRPLLPKETAQAVQRAVVWNPANKFQTSSQKWPMQQEEQSAGPNQTQVPVPVQAPTQTQAQTRSPQQLQSQQQLQASSSTRYQTRQAAKAVQPKDGPQTSTSSVTLVTSGASSTSSSSYLAGDFQIPTASADVAADIAKYTSKMMDTIKGTMTEIYNDLSKSSSGNTIAEIRRLRIEIEKLQWLHQQELSEMKHNLELTMAEMRQSLEQERERLVAEVKKQMEVEKLQAVDETKKKQWCANCRKEAIFYCCWNTSYCDYPCQQAHWPEHMKSCTQSATASQQEPEVESTSDPSAKPPGPSSSDQPPSGTASAHTDKGSSPTCSVDKCKDSASVTVP is encoded by the exons ATGCATCCACAGAG TCTGGCTGAGGACGAGGTACAGACGGAGTcggatgtggtagaggggatgGATGTGGCACTGCGATCCAAAG TGTCTGACCCCGGGTCAGCAGAGCGGGTGCTGGCGACTCAGAAGAGGAAAGTGTCCAGCCCaacccactcctccaatggccACTACCCCTCAGACACCTCCCCCAGCCccttgaagaagaagaagaaacctGGAGCCGTCCACAGCAACAACAAAGACcag TCAGAACTAAGACATGGTCCCTTTTACTATGTGAAGCAGTCATCACTCACCACAGACCCTGTTGATGTTGTCCCGCAGGACAGCAGGAATGACTTCTACTGCTGGCTGTGCCACCGCGAGGGCCAGGTGCTCTGCTGTGAGCTCTGCCCGAGGGTGTACCACGCCAAGTGCCTCAAACTGCCAGCAGAGCCCGAGGGTGACTGGTTCTGTCCAGAGTGTGAG AAAATCACAGTAGCAGAGTGCATAGAGACACAGAGCAAGGCCATGACTATGCTAACGATAGAACAGCTGTCCTACCTGCTGAAGTTTGCCCTCCAGAAGATGAAACAGCCGGGG ACTGAGCCCTTCTGGAAGCCTGTGGCTCTGGAGCAGCACCCTGACTATGCTGAGTACATATACCACCCAATGGACCTCGCAACACTAGAGAAG AATATGAAAAAGAAAATGTATGGCTGCACAGAATCCTTCTTGGCTGACATGAAATGGATCTTACACAACTGCATCATCTACAATGGAG GAAATCACAAACTAACAGCAACAGCAAAGGTTGTTGTGAAGATCTGTGAACACGAA GTGAATGAAATTGAGGTCTGTCCGGAGTGCTACCTGTCCTCGTGCCAAAAGAGGGACAACTGGTTTTGCGAGCCATGT GGTCACCCACACCCCCTGGTATGGGCAAAGTTGAAGGGCTTCCCCTTCTGGCCAGCCAAAGCACTGCGGGAGAAGGACGGACAGGTGGACGCACGCTTCTTCGGACAGCATGACAG GGCGTGGGTTCCCATTAACAATTGCTACCTCATTTCCAAGGAGATTCCCTTCTCTGTGAAGAAGACCAAGAGCATCTTCAACAGCGCCATGCAGGAGATGGAGGTCTATGTGGAGAACATCCGCAAGAAGTTTGGGGTGTTCAACTACGCCCCCTTCCGCACCCCCTACACGCCCAACAACCAGCTTCAGATGCTGCTGGACCCGGCCAACCCCGACGCAGGGACCGTGAAGACGGAGAAACCTGACAAGATGCGCTTCAACTTCGACATGACCGCATCTCCCAAGATGCTCTTGGGCAAGAGCTCTCTGTCGAGCGGGATGGGGCGGAGGATCTCTCTCACGGACATGCCTCGCTCTCCCATGAGCACCAACTCGTCTGTACACACAGGTTCTGACGTGGAGCAggatgggatggagagagggcCTAGGAACCCCCCATTCCACTACAGCGCTGGGGAGGAGTCTATGGACTATACCG CATCCCCTGCCTCAGTGAAGATGGGCCATGCAGGCAGCATGACGGGCAGCCCCAAGCCCTTCTCCCCTGGTCTGGTGCCCAAACAGGAGAGGGCCCCGGGCACAGGCAGCATCCTCAACCTCAACCTGG ATCGTGTGAAGGCTGAGATGGACCTGAAGGAGCTCAGTGagacagtacaacaacaacaacaggggtcATCACTCCTCCTCACCACCCCCAAGAGACCCACGAGGAGCCTGGACAAGACCATCGAGAGCTGCAAGGCCCAACTAG GCATTGATGAGATCTCTGAGGACGTATACAAGGGTGTGGAACACAGTGACTCTGAGGATTCCGAAAAGTCAGACTCCAGCAACAGCGAGTACCTTAGCGACGAGGAGCACAGACCGAAGAGCGCCGCCCATGACGACAAGGACAAAGCAGAGAGGGAGTCTAGGAAGAGGCCCAAGGCAAGCACACCGGTAGAGGACAAGGGGGCAGTCACAGGGACCAGGGATAAAAACAACTCTGAATCTCTGCTCAAAGACAGACATGGCAGTAATGGTCCAGAGAGAGATTCCCGGGAGAAGCTCATGACTCCCCAGACTCAGCCCCCCACAGACAGGCCCAAGGCCCTAGAGGCGGGTAGGGCAGGCGCACCCCGGGCCCTTGCTGGCCCAGACCAGGACTCCGACTCAGAGAGGGAGCTGGTGATTGACCTGGGGGATGAGCAGGGGGGCAGAGACCGTAAGAGAGCCAGGAGGGAGCCAGGGGCTGTAGCCGCTAAGCCCACGAAGGAGCCCCCTGGCACCAAGCTGGAAG GCAAATTCCCAACCGCAGCGACCCCCTCTCTGGCCTCCGCCACCTCGTCCAACCCCAAAGACCCCAGTCAGCCGCTCATCAACCCCACACTCAACCTGTCCTCTAGCCAGCCCAACACGGCCTTCACCACCACCCCTGCAGCTCCCACCCCAGCCCCCACTCTCTCCTCCACAGCTGCCTCAGCCCAGTCGGCAGCGAAGAAACAGCGCCCCCTGCTGCCCAAAGAGACGGCTCAGGCAGTGCAGAGGGCAGTGGTGTGGAACCCCGCCAACAAGTTCCAGACGTCCTCCCAGAAGTGGCCCATGCAGCAGGAGGAGCAGTCGGCTGGTCCAAACCAGACACAGGTTCCTGTTCCTGTCCAGGCTCCGACGCAGACGCAGGCACAGACACGCAGCCCACAGCAGCTCCAGTCACAGCAGCAGTTGCAGGCATCCTCCAGTACACGTTACCAGACCAGACAGGCAGCAAAAG CCGTGCAGCCTAAAGATGGTCCCCAGACCTCCACCTCATCAGTTACCTTGGTCACCTCTGGtgcctcctccacctcttcctcgtCTTACCTGGCAGGAGACTTCCAGATCCCCACAGCTTCAGCAGATGTGGCAGCTGACATCGCAAAGTACACCAGCAAA ATGATGGACACGATTAAAGGGACGATGACAGAAATCTACAACGACCTCTCCAAAAGCTCTTCAGGAAACACAATCGCAGAG ATCCGGCGGctgaggatagagatagagaagcTTCAGTGGCTACATCAGCAAGAGCTGTCGGAGATGAAACACAATCTTG AGCTGACTATGGCAGAGATGAGGCAGAGTCTGGAGCAGGAGAGGGAGCGTCTGGTGGCGGAGGTGAAGAAGCAGATGGAGGTGGAGAAACTGCAGGCGGTGGATGAGACCAAGAAGAAGCAGTGGTGTGCGAACTGCAGGAAGGAGGCCATCTTCTACTGCTGCTGGAACACCAGCTACTGTGACTACCCCTGCCAGCAAGCCCACTGGCCAGAACACATGAAGTCCTGCACACAGTCAG CAACAGCTTCTCAACAGGAACCAGAGGTGGAGTCAACCTCTGACCCCTCAGCCAAACCACCAGGTCCCTCTTCCAGTGACCAGCCCCCCTCTGGTACAGCATCTGCCCACACAGACAAAGGCTCCTCTCCTACCTGCAGCGTGGACAAGTGCAAGGACAGTGCCTCTGTTACTGTGCCCTAA
- the LOC120061309 gene encoding protein kinase C-binding protein 1-like isoform X3: MHPQSLAEDEVQTESDVVEGMDVALRSKVSDPGSAERVLATQKRKVSSPTHSSNGHYPSDTSPSPLKKKKKPGAVHSNNKDQDSRNDFYCWLCHREGQVLCCELCPRVYHAKCLKLPAEPEGDWFCPECEKITVAECIETQSKAMTMLTIEQLSYLLKFALQKMKQPGTEPFWKPVALEQHPDYAEYIYHPMDLATLEKNMKKKMYGCTESFLADMKWILHNCIIYNGGNHKLTATAKVVVKICEHEVNEIEVCPECYLSSCQKRDNWFCEPCGHPHPLVWAKLKGFPFWPAKALREKDGQVDARFFGQHDRAWVPINNCYLISKEIPFSVKKTKSIFNSAMQEMEVYVENIRKKFGVFNYAPFRTPYTPNNQLQMLLDPANPDAGTVKTEKPDKMRFNFDMTASPKMLLGKSSLSSGMGRRISLTDMPRSPMSTNSSVHTGSDVEQDGMERGPRNPPFHYSAGEESMDYTASPASVKMGHAGSMTGSPKPFSPGLVPKQERAPGTGSILNLNLDRVKAEMDLKELSETVQQQQQGSSLLLTTPKRPTRSLDKTIESCKAQLGIDEISEDVYKGVEHSDSEDSEKSDSSNSEYLSDEEHRPKSAAHDDKDKAERESRKRPKASTPVEDKGAVTGTRDKNNSESLLKDRHGSNGPERDSREKLMTPQTQPPTDRPKALEAGRAGAPRALAGPDQDSDSERELVIDLGDEQGGRDRKRARREPGAVAAKPTKEPPGTKLEGKFPTAATPSLASATSSNPKDPSQPLINPTLNLSSSQPNTAFTTTPAAPTPAPTLSSTAASAQSAAKKQRPLLPKETAQAVQRAVVWNPANKFQTSSQKWPMQQEEQSAGPNQTQVPVPVQAPTQTQAQTRSPQQLQSQQQLQASSSTRYQTRQAAKAVQPKDGPQTSTSSVTLVTSGASSTSSSSYLAGDFQIPTASADVAADIAKYTSKMMDTIKGTMTEIYNDLSKSSSGNTIAEIRRLRIEIEKLQWLHQQELSEMKHNLELTMAEMRQSLEQERERLVAEVKKQMEVEKLQAVDETKKKQWCANCRKEAIFYCCWNTSYCDYPCQQAHWPEHMKSCTQSATASQQEPEVESTSDPSAKPPGPSSSDQPPSGTASAHTDKGSSPTCSVDKCKDSASVTVP, encoded by the exons ATGCATCCACAGAG TCTGGCTGAGGACGAGGTACAGACGGAGTcggatgtggtagaggggatgGATGTGGCACTGCGATCCAAAG TGTCTGACCCCGGGTCAGCAGAGCGGGTGCTGGCGACTCAGAAGAGGAAAGTGTCCAGCCCaacccactcctccaatggccACTACCCCTCAGACACCTCCCCCAGCCccttgaagaagaagaagaaacctGGAGCCGTCCACAGCAACAACAAAGACcag GACAGCAGGAATGACTTCTACTGCTGGCTGTGCCACCGCGAGGGCCAGGTGCTCTGCTGTGAGCTCTGCCCGAGGGTGTACCACGCCAAGTGCCTCAAACTGCCAGCAGAGCCCGAGGGTGACTGGTTCTGTCCAGAGTGTGAG AAAATCACAGTAGCAGAGTGCATAGAGACACAGAGCAAGGCCATGACTATGCTAACGATAGAACAGCTGTCCTACCTGCTGAAGTTTGCCCTCCAGAAGATGAAACAGCCGGGG ACTGAGCCCTTCTGGAAGCCTGTGGCTCTGGAGCAGCACCCTGACTATGCTGAGTACATATACCACCCAATGGACCTCGCAACACTAGAGAAG AATATGAAAAAGAAAATGTATGGCTGCACAGAATCCTTCTTGGCTGACATGAAATGGATCTTACACAACTGCATCATCTACAATGGAG GAAATCACAAACTAACAGCAACAGCAAAGGTTGTTGTGAAGATCTGTGAACACGAA GTGAATGAAATTGAGGTCTGTCCGGAGTGCTACCTGTCCTCGTGCCAAAAGAGGGACAACTGGTTTTGCGAGCCATGT GGTCACCCACACCCCCTGGTATGGGCAAAGTTGAAGGGCTTCCCCTTCTGGCCAGCCAAAGCACTGCGGGAGAAGGACGGACAGGTGGACGCACGCTTCTTCGGACAGCATGACAG GGCGTGGGTTCCCATTAACAATTGCTACCTCATTTCCAAGGAGATTCCCTTCTCTGTGAAGAAGACCAAGAGCATCTTCAACAGCGCCATGCAGGAGATGGAGGTCTATGTGGAGAACATCCGCAAGAAGTTTGGGGTGTTCAACTACGCCCCCTTCCGCACCCCCTACACGCCCAACAACCAGCTTCAGATGCTGCTGGACCCGGCCAACCCCGACGCAGGGACCGTGAAGACGGAGAAACCTGACAAGATGCGCTTCAACTTCGACATGACCGCATCTCCCAAGATGCTCTTGGGCAAGAGCTCTCTGTCGAGCGGGATGGGGCGGAGGATCTCTCTCACGGACATGCCTCGCTCTCCCATGAGCACCAACTCGTCTGTACACACAGGTTCTGACGTGGAGCAggatgggatggagagagggcCTAGGAACCCCCCATTCCACTACAGCGCTGGGGAGGAGTCTATGGACTATACCG CATCCCCTGCCTCAGTGAAGATGGGCCATGCAGGCAGCATGACGGGCAGCCCCAAGCCCTTCTCCCCTGGTCTGGTGCCCAAACAGGAGAGGGCCCCGGGCACAGGCAGCATCCTCAACCTCAACCTGG ATCGTGTGAAGGCTGAGATGGACCTGAAGGAGCTCAGTGagacagtacaacaacaacaacaggggtcATCACTCCTCCTCACCACCCCCAAGAGACCCACGAGGAGCCTGGACAAGACCATCGAGAGCTGCAAGGCCCAACTAG GCATTGATGAGATCTCTGAGGACGTATACAAGGGTGTGGAACACAGTGACTCTGAGGATTCCGAAAAGTCAGACTCCAGCAACAGCGAGTACCTTAGCGACGAGGAGCACAGACCGAAGAGCGCCGCCCATGACGACAAGGACAAAGCAGAGAGGGAGTCTAGGAAGAGGCCCAAGGCAAGCACACCGGTAGAGGACAAGGGGGCAGTCACAGGGACCAGGGATAAAAACAACTCTGAATCTCTGCTCAAAGACAGACATGGCAGTAATGGTCCAGAGAGAGATTCCCGGGAGAAGCTCATGACTCCCCAGACTCAGCCCCCCACAGACAGGCCCAAGGCCCTAGAGGCGGGTAGGGCAGGCGCACCCCGGGCCCTTGCTGGCCCAGACCAGGACTCCGACTCAGAGAGGGAGCTGGTGATTGACCTGGGGGATGAGCAGGGGGGCAGAGACCGTAAGAGAGCCAGGAGGGAGCCAGGGGCTGTAGCCGCTAAGCCCACGAAGGAGCCCCCTGGCACCAAGCTGGAAG GCAAATTCCCAACCGCAGCGACCCCCTCTCTGGCCTCCGCCACCTCGTCCAACCCCAAAGACCCCAGTCAGCCGCTCATCAACCCCACACTCAACCTGTCCTCTAGCCAGCCCAACACGGCCTTCACCACCACCCCTGCAGCTCCCACCCCAGCCCCCACTCTCTCCTCCACAGCTGCCTCAGCCCAGTCGGCAGCGAAGAAACAGCGCCCCCTGCTGCCCAAAGAGACGGCTCAGGCAGTGCAGAGGGCAGTGGTGTGGAACCCCGCCAACAAGTTCCAGACGTCCTCCCAGAAGTGGCCCATGCAGCAGGAGGAGCAGTCGGCTGGTCCAAACCAGACACAGGTTCCTGTTCCTGTCCAGGCTCCGACGCAGACGCAGGCACAGACACGCAGCCCACAGCAGCTCCAGTCACAGCAGCAGTTGCAGGCATCCTCCAGTACACGTTACCAGACCAGACAGGCAGCAAAAG CCGTGCAGCCTAAAGATGGTCCCCAGACCTCCACCTCATCAGTTACCTTGGTCACCTCTGGtgcctcctccacctcttcctcgtCTTACCTGGCAGGAGACTTCCAGATCCCCACAGCTTCAGCAGATGTGGCAGCTGACATCGCAAAGTACACCAGCAAA ATGATGGACACGATTAAAGGGACGATGACAGAAATCTACAACGACCTCTCCAAAAGCTCTTCAGGAAACACAATCGCAGAG ATCCGGCGGctgaggatagagatagagaagcTTCAGTGGCTACATCAGCAAGAGCTGTCGGAGATGAAACACAATCTTG AGCTGACTATGGCAGAGATGAGGCAGAGTCTGGAGCAGGAGAGGGAGCGTCTGGTGGCGGAGGTGAAGAAGCAGATGGAGGTGGAGAAACTGCAGGCGGTGGATGAGACCAAGAAGAAGCAGTGGTGTGCGAACTGCAGGAAGGAGGCCATCTTCTACTGCTGCTGGAACACCAGCTACTGTGACTACCCCTGCCAGCAAGCCCACTGGCCAGAACACATGAAGTCCTGCACACAGTCAG CAACAGCTTCTCAACAGGAACCAGAGGTGGAGTCAACCTCTGACCCCTCAGCCAAACCACCAGGTCCCTCTTCCAGTGACCAGCCCCCCTCTGGTACAGCATCTGCCCACACAGACAAAGGCTCCTCTCCTACCTGCAGCGTGGACAAGTGCAAGGACAGTGCCTCTGTTACTGTGCCCTAA